Proteins encoded within one genomic window of Variovorax sp. OAS795:
- the xseB gene encoding exodeoxyribonuclease VII small subunit has translation MPKVPSSAMSSPAATPDTGPLPASYEAGLQELEQLVAELESGQLPLDQLLGSYQRGAALLAFCREKLQAVEDQIKVLDAGSLKPWTAE, from the coding sequence ATGCCCAAGGTTCCTTCTTCCGCCATGTCCAGCCCGGCAGCCACGCCCGACACGGGGCCGCTGCCGGCCAGCTACGAAGCCGGGCTCCAGGAGTTGGAACAATTGGTTGCAGAGCTCGAGTCCGGCCAACTGCCGCTCGACCAGTTGCTCGGCAGCTACCAGCGCGGTGCCGCACTGCTCGCCTTCTGCCGCGAGAAGCTCCAGGCGGTCGAGGACCAGATCAAGGTGCTCGATGCGGGGAGTCTCAAGCCGTGGACGGCAGAATGA
- a CDS encoding polyprenyl synthetase family protein, whose amino-acid sequence MSAAVSDWDAARLAGWSEPHLAHVEAALSRWVGVDAPVLLGDAMRYAVLDGGKRLRPLLVLAASEAVGGNAAAALRAACATELIHAYSLVHDDLPSMDNDVLRRGKPTVHVKFGEADALLAGDALQALAFELLTPEGNEIPAATQALLCRLLARAAGSQGMAGGQAIDLASVGMALDEDQLREMHRLKTGALLQGSVEMGAACAAAVTPAALNALRDYGAAIGLAFQVVDDILDVTADSQTLGKTAGKDAAADKPTYVSLWGLDGARAQARQLLAEALAALERSGLADTAALRALAHMVVDRDR is encoded by the coding sequence ATGAGCGCCGCTGTGAGTGATTGGGACGCCGCACGCCTGGCCGGCTGGAGCGAGCCGCATCTGGCGCATGTCGAGGCGGCGCTTTCGCGCTGGGTCGGCGTCGATGCACCGGTGCTGCTCGGCGATGCCATGCGCTACGCCGTGCTCGATGGCGGCAAGCGGCTGCGTCCGCTCCTGGTGCTGGCCGCGAGTGAAGCCGTGGGCGGCAATGCAGCCGCGGCCCTGCGCGCGGCCTGCGCCACGGAACTCATCCATGCGTATTCGCTGGTGCACGACGATCTGCCGAGCATGGACAACGACGTGCTGCGGCGTGGCAAGCCCACGGTGCACGTCAAGTTCGGCGAGGCCGATGCGCTGCTGGCCGGCGATGCGCTGCAGGCCCTGGCCTTCGAGCTGCTGACGCCCGAGGGCAACGAGATTCCCGCAGCCACCCAGGCCTTGCTGTGCCGCCTGCTGGCGCGCGCCGCGGGCAGCCAGGGCATGGCGGGCGGACAGGCCATCGACCTCGCCAGCGTGGGCATGGCGCTCGATGAAGACCAGCTGCGCGAGATGCACCGGCTGAAGACCGGCGCGCTGCTGCAGGGCAGCGTCGAGATGGGTGCGGCCTGTGCCGCGGCCGTGACGCCCGCGGCACTGAATGCGCTGCGCGACTACGGCGCCGCGATCGGCCTGGCCTTCCAGGTGGTCGACGACATCCTCGACGTCACGGCCGATTCGCAGACGCTCGGCAAGACGGCCGGCAAGGACGCTGCTGCAGACAAGCCCACCTACGTGTCGCTCTGGGGCCTGGACGGTGCGCGTGCGCAGGCACGGCAGCTGCTCGCCGAAGCGCTCGCGGCGCTGGAGCGCAGCGGCCTTGCCGATACCGCGGCACTGCGCGCGCTGGCCCACATGGTCGTCGACCGCGACCGATGA